The Eurosta solidaginis isolate ZX-2024a chromosome 4, ASM4086904v1, whole genome shotgun sequence genome includes a window with the following:
- the LOC137247582 gene encoding putative gustatory receptor 2a has translation MIIRERLKKLVLILDEQKLYEDVHMQDGNSAVKNFFRTQHNGTLSCFPYIRNIDLTRLHIIRDLYNRLWELTAHVNRNFGFSLLTNVGNDLLAIISNSYWIFINFNNYSNTMEQLLQSTSNALLSLPHMFNVLSLALLCEETLQKTTEIAYGLHNLETCMPNNHQYNIVIEQFSLQLLHQKITFSAAGFFNINCRLLYSIAGATTTYLIILIQFQMSGDRVPQNCTISTDNV, from the exons ATGATTATACGTGAACGCTTGAAGAAATTGGTACTAATTTTGGATGAGCAGAAGCTATATGAAGACGTTCATATGCAGGATGGCAACTCTGCAGTTAAGAATTTTTTTCGAACTCAGCATAACGGTACTCTGAGCTGCTTCCCTTATATTCGAAATATTGATTTGACACGTTTGCATATTATTCGTGATCTCTACAATCGTTTGTGGGAGTTAACGGCACATGTAAATAGAAATTTTGGGTTTTCGTTATTGACAAATGTCGGTAATGATCTTTTGGCAATCATATCGAATAGTTATtggatttttataaattttaataattactCAAATACAATGGAACAGCTTCTACAATCGACAAGTAACGCTTTATTATCTCTGCCGCATATGTTTAATGTTCTATCATTGGCATTACTTTGCGAAGAAACTTTACAAAAG ACTACTGAAATCGCCTACGGTCTACATAATCTGGAGACGTGTATGCCGAACAATCATCAATACAACATCGTG ATCGAGCAATTCTCTTTACAGCTACTTCATCAAAAGATTACCTTCTCTGCAGCTGGGTTCTTCAACATCAATTGCAGACTACTTTATTCG aTTGCTGGCGCCACAACCACATACCTAATCATTCTTATTCAGTTTCAAATGAGTGGTGACAGGGTACCACAAAACTGTACCATATCAACAGATAATGTATAA